In one Alnus glutinosa chromosome 14, dhAlnGlut1.1, whole genome shotgun sequence genomic region, the following are encoded:
- the LOC133857204 gene encoding patellin-3-like, whose translation MAEEVQKQAQEEVVVVTDVPQPEKPTPAVEKGLPTEEPTKPKPIQEEEEPAVVEAEISKSGADSDEKIPQSGSFKEESTRVADLPDTEKKALEELKLLIQDALSKHEFTSLQASPPKEEEQKPAAAEEIPSKVIADDDPPVAAEEPTKAESEASVEMKAEADDEAAEQTTTTTETVVVTAVIEEKVACNAVDDDGAKTVEAIEETIVAVSSSVLQDQPPPPPATDHEEDQKAASASPLEAEEEDAKADSSAPLPPEEVSIWGIPLLADERSDVILLKFLRARDFKVKDAFTMIKNTVRWRKEFGIDELLEEEELGSDLQKVVFMHGFDKEGHPVCYNVYGEFQNKVLYQKTFSDEEKRQKFLRWRIQFLERSIRKLDLSPGGICTIVQVNDLKNSPGPGKWELRQATKQALQLLQDNYPEFVAKQVFINVPWWYLAVSRMISPFLTQRTKSKFVFAGPSKSAGTLLRYIAAEQLPVKYGGLSKDGEFGTTDAVIETTVRPAAKHTVEFPVTESCHLTWEVRVVGWDVSYGAEFVPSAEESYTVIIQKARKVASSAEPVVCNSFKIGEPGKVVLTIDNPTSKKKKLLYRLKTKSSSD comes from the exons ATGGCTGAGGAAGTGCAAAAGCAAGCCCAAGAAGAAGTGGTGGTGGTCACTGATGTTCCACAGCCTGAGAAACCTACTCCGGCAGTAGAGAAAGGCCTACCGACGGAGGAGCCCACAAAGCCCAAGCCCattcaagaagaagaagagcctgCTGTGGTGGAGGCTGAGATTTCAAAATCCGGGGCTGACAGTGATGAGAAGATCCCTCAGTCCGGTTCATTCAAGGAAGAGAGCACCAGAGTTGCTGATCTTCCCGACACCGAGAAGAAAGCGCTTGAAGAGCTTAAACTGCTTATCCAAGATGCGCTTAGCAAGCATGAGTTCACCAGTCTGCAGGCTTCGCCgcccaaagaagaagaacaaaagccAGCGGCCGCTGAAGAAATTCCATCCAAAGTGATTGCTGACGATGATCCTCCGGTGGCGGCGGAAGAACCCACAAAGGCGGAATCCGAAGCTTCAGTAGAAATGAAGGCGGAGGCAGACGATGAAGCCGCagaacaaacaacaacaacaacagaaACCGTGGTGGTTACGGCGGTTATTGAAGAGAAGGTGGCCTGTAATGCTGTGGATGATGACGGCGCAAAGACTGTGGAAGCCATAGAGGAGACCATTGTGGCGGTCTCTTCTTCAGTCTTGCAAGACCAGCCTCCTCCGCCTCCAGCAACAGATCATGAGGAGGATCAGAAGGCTGCCTCTGCTTCACCTCTGGAGGCGGAAGAAGAAGATGCCAAAGCCGACTCTTCCGCTCCTCTGCCTCCGGAGGAGGTATCCATCTGGGGAATACCACTCCTGGCCGATGAGAGGAGCGATGTGATTCTCTTGAAGTTTCTCCGCGCAAGAGACTTCAAGGTGAAGGACGCATTCACCATGATCAAGAACACGGTGCGCTGGAGGAAGGAGTTTGGAATCGACGAGttgcttgaagaagaagaactgggTAGCGATTTACAGAAGGTGGTGTTCATGCACGGCTTTGACAAGGAAGGACACCCGGTTTGCTACAATGTGTACGGGGAATTCCAGAACAAGGTGCTGTACCAGAAAACATTTTCTGATGAAGAGAAGAGGCAGAAATTCTTGAGGTGGAGAATTCAATTCCTGGAAAGGAGTATCCGGAAATTGGATTTAAGCCCTGGTGGTATTTGCACAATTGTCCAGGTGAATGATTTGAAGAATTCTCCGGGGCCTGGTAAGTGGGAGCTTAGACAAGCAACCAAACAGGCCCTCCAATTGCTCCAAGACAATTATCCTGAATTCGTAGCCAAACAGGTGTTTATCAATGTCCCTTGGTGGTACCTGGCGGTGAGTAGAATGATAAGCCCATTCCTGACGCAGAGGACCAAAAGCAAGTTTGTGTTCGCCGGCCCTTCCAAGTCTGCGGGGACCCTTTTGAG GTACATAGCTGCCGAGCAGTTACCAGTCAAATATGGAGGACTGAGCAAAGACGGTGAATTTGGCACAACAGATGCTGTTATTGAGACTACTGTCCGGCCGGCAGCGAAGCACACGGTGGAATTTCCTGTTACTGAG TCGTGCCATCTGACATGGGAGGTGCGAGTTGTGGGATGGGATGTGAGCTACGGTGCAGAGTTTGTGCCGAGTGCTGAAGAAAGTTACACCGTGATCATACAGAAGGCTAGAAAGGTTGCCTCATCGGCAGAACCAGTTGTTTGCAATAGTTTCAAAATTGGTGAACCTGGGAAGGTGGTGCTCACCATTGACAACCCCACctctaagaagaagaagctcctttACCGCTTGAAGACCAAATCCTCCTCTGattga